The proteins below come from a single Roseiflexus sp. RS-1 genomic window:
- a CDS encoding outer membrane protein assembly factor BamB family protein: MSATGQRSVWMVAVIALLGAIGYVALRPPSQPSPASTPYAPTAVSNVNVPVVPDNPFAPSNPARITPDGAGDWAMEGLNPARTRAVETPIAPPLDQQRVVVAASFEEGVSPPVIARGLILLETKDALSAIDLRTGRQRWAYRQKGAYISPAVAGDTVYFRAEQANQGQLVALELSSGRQRWTFTPKRLSSSTNNYFGGHLTSPVVVDGVVYVGAGKELYALDAVTGKVRWEFSAQDFVTSSAAVADGRVFVSDFSYFYAIDQHTGALIWSYPAYSAVYFSSVATGDMVLISSGQSMIALDAGDGAKRWEKNIPGKALIPAGAQGDIVFVKTTNELFALDRSNGRELWSFRDVNYVSLPALTQQYVFVVNGMGASATVEAIDIATGASVWSQPVPRLATTAPVIAGRAIYVRTTDGRVIELLS; this comes from the coding sequence ATGAGCGCCACCGGGCAACGCAGCGTGTGGATGGTCGCCGTTATCGCTCTCCTCGGAGCGATTGGCTATGTGGCATTGCGCCCGCCGTCGCAACCTTCCCCTGCGTCCACGCCATATGCTCCAACCGCCGTATCGAATGTGAACGTCCCCGTGGTTCCTGATAATCCTTTCGCTCCCTCCAATCCTGCACGCATCACCCCTGACGGAGCAGGTGATTGGGCGATGGAAGGGTTGAACCCGGCACGCACCCGCGCCGTTGAAACACCCATCGCGCCACCGCTCGATCAGCAACGAGTGGTCGTCGCCGCCTCGTTTGAAGAGGGAGTCTCCCCGCCAGTCATTGCCCGTGGCTTGATACTGCTGGAGACGAAAGACGCCCTGAGCGCCATCGATCTGCGCACCGGGCGACAACGCTGGGCGTACCGGCAGAAAGGCGCCTATATCTCGCCCGCCGTCGCTGGCGATACGGTGTACTTTCGCGCGGAACAGGCAAATCAGGGGCAACTGGTAGCGCTGGAGTTGAGCAGCGGTCGGCAGCGCTGGACATTCACCCCCAAACGATTGAGTTCTTCCACCAATAATTATTTCGGTGGACACCTGACGTCACCGGTCGTCGTCGATGGCGTCGTATACGTTGGCGCTGGCAAAGAACTCTATGCGCTGGATGCGGTAACCGGCAAAGTACGCTGGGAGTTCAGCGCGCAGGATTTCGTCACCTCATCGGCTGCCGTAGCTGACGGGCGCGTATTCGTCTCCGATTTTTCCTATTTCTACGCGATTGATCAACACACTGGCGCTCTGATCTGGTCTTACCCGGCATACTCCGCTGTCTATTTCTCGTCGGTGGCGACGGGCGATATGGTGTTGATCAGCAGTGGTCAGAGCATGATTGCGCTCGATGCAGGTGATGGCGCAAAACGCTGGGAGAAGAATATTCCTGGCAAGGCGCTCATCCCGGCTGGTGCACAGGGCGACATCGTATTTGTCAAAACGACGAATGAACTGTTTGCGCTGGATCGCTCCAACGGACGGGAGTTATGGTCGTTCCGGGATGTCAACTATGTCTCTCTCCCTGCGCTGACACAGCAGTACGTCTTTGTTGTCAACGGCATGGGCGCCAGCGCAACCGTTGAGGCAATTGACATCGCTACCGGCGCCAGCGTCTGGTCGCAGCCGGTGCCACGACTGGCGACGACGGCGCCGGTCATTGCGGGGCGCGCGATCTATGTGCGCACCACCGATGGCAGAGTCATCGAACTGCTGAGTTGA
- a CDS encoding MGMT family protein, with protein MAGYYDDVYAIVCRIPPGRVSTYGRIAAMTAVPRGARGVGWALHALGPAQARHVPWWRVINAAGRISNEYYADLQRALLEAEGVVFNEHGYVDLHRYLWDGKLS; from the coding sequence ATGGCCGGTTATTACGATGATGTCTACGCAATCGTCTGCCGTATTCCGCCGGGTCGGGTTTCGACATATGGGCGCATTGCGGCAATGACCGCAGTGCCGCGCGGCGCACGTGGCGTCGGATGGGCGTTGCACGCGCTTGGTCCGGCGCAGGCGCGCCACGTACCCTGGTGGCGCGTGATCAACGCAGCAGGACGGATCAGCAACGAGTATTACGCCGACCTGCAACGGGCGCTCCTGGAAGCCGAAGGAGTTGTGTTCAACGAACACGGCTACGTCGATCTGCACAGGTACCTGTGGGACGGAAAACTCTCTTGA
- a CDS encoding LacI family DNA-binding transcriptional regulator: MRRSTIREVALRAGVSYQTVSRVINNSPDVAEATREHVLRVIAELDYHPNAQAVSLSRNRTDIVGIIVDTVTSTFFAQTIDGVAKALRRRGRFMLLATVEDATQFDVIDTLQRSRRIDGLIIVLPLANSLSLSRLTPSRVPIVHVDLQYDMDVYGITVDNYHGAYLATEHLISLGHRRIGIITGRSDIPVGQLRLDGYTAALRDYGIPFNQALAARGDFSFASGIAGAEQLLALDPRPTAIFACNDLMAIGTLHVAARNGLRIPADLSVIGFDDTPEAALACPPLTTMRQPLHAMGEMAADLVCRLIDGEQPEHMRTTVKTELIVRSSTGRVPND; this comes from the coding sequence ATGCGGCGAAGCACCATCCGCGAAGTGGCATTACGTGCTGGCGTGTCGTATCAAACCGTCTCGCGCGTGATCAACAACAGCCCCGACGTGGCGGAGGCAACACGCGAACACGTCCTGCGGGTGATCGCCGAACTCGACTACCACCCCAATGCGCAGGCAGTCAGCCTCTCCCGCAACCGCACCGACATCGTCGGCATTATTGTCGATACAGTGACATCCACCTTTTTTGCACAAACTATCGATGGCGTGGCGAAAGCGCTCCGTCGTCGCGGTCGTTTTATGTTGCTGGCGACTGTCGAAGATGCCACCCAATTCGATGTCATCGACACATTGCAGCGGAGTCGGCGCATCGATGGGTTGATCATCGTGCTGCCGCTGGCGAACAGCCTGAGTCTGAGCCGCCTGACACCGAGCCGCGTCCCCATCGTGCATGTCGATCTGCAGTACGATATGGATGTCTACGGCATTACGGTGGATAACTATCACGGCGCCTATCTGGCAACCGAACATCTGATCAGCCTGGGGCATCGCCGTATCGGCATCATTACCGGACGCAGCGATATACCGGTCGGGCAACTCCGACTCGATGGCTACACAGCAGCATTACGCGACTATGGCATACCGTTCAACCAGGCGCTGGCAGCGCGCGGCGATTTCAGTTTTGCCAGCGGCATTGCAGGCGCGGAGCAATTGCTTGCGCTCGATCCACGCCCAACAGCCATTTTTGCCTGCAATGATTTGATGGCAATCGGGACGCTGCATGTCGCCGCACGCAACGGATTACGCATCCCGGCGGATCTGTCGGTCATCGGGTTCGACGACACCCCCGAAGCGGCGCTGGCGTGTCCGCCCCTGACAACAATGCGACAACCGCTGCACGCGATGGGTGAAATGGCTGCCGATCTGGTCTGCCGTCTGATCGATGGTGAACAACCGGAACACATGCGCACGACAGTCAAGACCGAACTGATCGTTCGTTCATCAACCGGGCGCGTTCCAAACGATTGA
- a CDS encoding serine/threonine-protein kinase, which produces MRLEDMVGQTIGRYHVLALLGQGGMAAVYRARDTVLQRDVALKVLYPQFLSDATLVERFRREAVLAARLDHPGIVPIYDIGETDGTAFIAMRLLDGPSLADVLRVRQRLTIDETIALLDQLAAALDYAHANGVIHRDIKPANIILEGLGTLWNRSNPDLLEQVRLTVPTMRAILTDFGIAKALDAPGTTTTGVLIGTPEYMAPEQIRGDVRIDGRADVYALGVLTFRCLTGRSPFEGTTQEVLLGHLEGAIVDPSALDPTIPQPIGAAIRLALARRPADRYRTAGEFVRALRSAARMEAPLRPIASTPRPAPDMVRVAADAPTGIGDVRPPSARHEAPLPPPPPTTGAAVPPRRPLHPALIALLALGALILGGGGAVLAGRLLFAPTPTSTALLVIDTATPTPTFTTTPTATPTPTALPSPTPAPTETPTATPSPTATATPVPPTPTPRPTNTPSATPTSAPTETPTATPSPSPSITPTPSSTPTATNTATPTATLTPTPCPIAPIRGFGEVWNKNPTVARRLGCPTDIERGGSNTLIEQRFESGSMISFLPIGDIYVLIGFTRGEWQRFPYPAPPPPDTPATPTPPAGLQTPVDIFGTVWATNPGVRQNLGFALRPQSATIEGAYQPFTGGVMIYSSEGLGRGKTIYVLYDDGTFERYDDTFTP; this is translated from the coding sequence ATGCGCCTCGAAGACATGGTGGGGCAGACGATCGGTCGCTACCACGTTCTTGCGTTGCTCGGTCAGGGCGGGATGGCCGCAGTCTACCGCGCGCGTGATACGGTGCTGCAACGCGATGTGGCGCTCAAAGTGCTCTATCCGCAGTTTCTCAGCGACGCCACCCTGGTCGAACGCTTCCGGCGCGAAGCGGTGCTTGCAGCGCGTCTCGACCATCCCGGCATTGTACCGATCTACGACATTGGCGAGACTGATGGGACAGCGTTCATTGCGATGCGCCTGCTCGACGGTCCTTCGCTCGCCGATGTGCTGCGCGTGCGTCAGCGTCTGACCATCGATGAAACGATAGCGCTGCTCGATCAGCTTGCCGCAGCACTCGACTATGCGCACGCGAATGGCGTCATCCACCGCGATATCAAACCGGCGAACATCATTCTGGAGGGGCTGGGAACGCTGTGGAACCGGAGCAATCCCGATCTGCTGGAACAGGTGCGACTGACCGTTCCGACCATGCGGGCGATCCTGACCGACTTCGGGATTGCAAAGGCGCTGGATGCGCCGGGGACGACTACCACCGGCGTCCTGATCGGGACGCCGGAGTACATGGCGCCGGAACAGATCCGCGGCGATGTGCGCATTGACGGGCGCGCTGATGTGTACGCGCTGGGAGTGCTGACATTTCGCTGCCTCACCGGGCGCAGTCCATTCGAGGGAACGACCCAGGAAGTGCTGCTTGGGCATCTCGAAGGCGCCATCGTTGATCCGTCGGCGCTCGACCCAACCATTCCGCAACCGATCGGCGCTGCCATCCGCCTGGCGCTGGCGCGCCGACCGGCGGATCGCTACCGCACCGCCGGGGAATTCGTCCGTGCACTGCGCTCGGCAGCCCGGATGGAAGCGCCGCTGCGCCCGATTGCCAGCACACCACGACCGGCGCCGGACATGGTGCGTGTCGCTGCTGATGCACCTACCGGCATCGGCGACGTGCGCCCGCCTTCGGCACGGCACGAAGCGCCACTGCCGCCGCCACCACCAACGACCGGCGCTGCTGTTCCACCGCGTCGTCCACTGCATCCCGCATTGATCGCACTCCTGGCGCTCGGTGCATTGATCCTTGGCGGCGGCGGAGCGGTCCTGGCGGGGAGATTGCTGTTCGCTCCGACGCCGACGTCCACAGCGTTGCTGGTGATCGACACAGCCACGCCAACGCCAACGTTCACCACAACACCGACAGCAACACCAACGCCAACCGCGCTTCCAAGCCCGACACCGGCGCCGACCGAAACGCCAACCGCGACGCCATCGCCCACCGCCACCGCCACACCGGTTCCGCCGACGCCAACGCCGCGCCCGACGAACACACCATCCGCAACACCCACTTCAGCGCCGACTGAGACGCCGACTGCGACACCATCGCCATCGCCATCGATCACGCCAACGCCGTCATCGACACCGACGGCAACGAATACTGCCACGCCAACTGCGACACTCACGCCAACTCCCTGCCCGATTGCGCCCATCCGCGGGTTCGGCGAGGTGTGGAACAAGAACCCAACTGTAGCGCGCCGTCTCGGTTGCCCGACCGACATCGAGCGCGGCGGCAGCAACACATTGATCGAGCAACGCTTCGAGAGCGGCAGCATGATCTCGTTCCTCCCAATTGGCGACATTTATGTGCTGATCGGCTTCACCCGCGGCGAGTGGCAACGCTTCCCGTACCCGGCGCCGCCGCCGCCCGACACACCGGCGACTCCCACACCTCCGGCGGGGTTGCAAACACCGGTGGACATTTTTGGAACCGTCTGGGCGACCAATCCGGGCGTGCGCCAGAACCTCGGCTTTGCGCTCCGCCCGCAGAGCGCGACAATCGAGGGGGCGTATCAACCGTTCACCGGAGGAGTGATGATCTACAGCAGTGAAGGACTGGGGCGCGGGAAAACAATCTATGTTCTGTACGATGATGGCACCTTCGAGCGCTACGACGACACGTTTACCCCATAA
- a CDS encoding mannosyltransferase family protein, which produces MQTIAPAVLDQQRSQNTVFTRGSLVVAIATLAIIILIHTVPMRVAYDVGSQPAPISRLFDAERSASMSYAYSQGESLILEPMIGIGSYEVRVRMGGPGVRDPLPTTIIVGGEDIAIGEVGVMRVYRFLAPTDARGALAVIVRSTTIQPPGDTRRLGVLFDDLEIRSTGWTLPSMLTLIVAVVAFGSGWMTIALLSDRKAWSVALLAPVSILTGGIAWLLRSQNESLELWLLAGMTMTAFGALVVRPPSWLVRRTLLAAALLVGVWRVALWIVAWAALHTSERLFPLAQHIVSSTDGKVRAPVTFMQVVSTTWSHWDSRLYLSIVTPGYQHPPEEHANMAFLPFYPLLIRALLPLTGGDAVLAGMIVAHCALIAAVLLFADVVARDFGAQVAYRAVATLLCFPTSFFLGAVYAESVALALLALALWGLRRQRWMLAGIAGFFLSLTRLPGVLIAPVLALAVLEHAGWRLLPLTRAYLAPLLPALGIGLFMAYQWQQFGSPLIFLQTQRDIWDQQLSPPWVQLFIMIDTIATGSTHWSGHWPTRAFQLAVWLSFAGLAAVALRRLPLAYSLTAVMMLLPAYLTNVSHSLPRYVLLALPAFLMMALLIERRPALLATIPAALVLLGWTTALFVNGFLVG; this is translated from the coding sequence ATGCAAACAATCGCTCCTGCGGTGCTGGATCAACAACGCAGCCAGAACACGGTCTTCACCAGAGGATCGCTGGTCGTCGCGATTGCAACGCTGGCGATCATAATCCTGATCCATACAGTTCCCATGCGTGTTGCATACGATGTCGGGAGTCAACCGGCGCCGATCTCGCGTCTCTTCGACGCCGAACGGAGCGCGTCGATGTCGTATGCCTACTCGCAGGGGGAGTCACTGATCCTTGAACCCATGATCGGTATTGGTTCATATGAGGTTCGTGTGCGCATGGGTGGTCCAGGGGTCCGCGACCCGCTTCCCACGACGATCATAGTTGGCGGAGAAGATATCGCGATTGGCGAAGTCGGTGTGATGCGTGTCTATCGCTTCCTCGCGCCCACTGATGCGCGTGGAGCGCTGGCGGTAATCGTGAGGAGCACGACGATACAACCGCCTGGGGATACCCGGCGTTTGGGAGTGCTGTTCGATGATCTGGAGATCCGCTCGACCGGATGGACGCTCCCCTCCATGCTGACGCTGATCGTGGCGGTCGTTGCGTTCGGCAGCGGCTGGATGACGATTGCCCTGCTCAGCGATAGAAAAGCCTGGAGTGTCGCACTTCTGGCGCCTGTATCCATTCTGACTGGCGGCATTGCCTGGCTGTTGCGCAGTCAGAACGAATCGCTGGAACTCTGGCTTCTCGCCGGAATGACAATGACGGCATTTGGTGCACTTGTGGTTCGTCCGCCATCCTGGCTGGTGCGCCGGACGCTGCTCGCAGCGGCGCTGCTGGTCGGGGTATGGCGTGTGGCACTCTGGATCGTCGCATGGGCCGCCCTGCATACGAGCGAGCGGCTGTTCCCGCTGGCGCAACATATCGTCAGTTCAACCGATGGCAAGGTTCGCGCACCTGTAACCTTCATGCAGGTCGTCAGCACCACCTGGTCGCACTGGGACTCGCGGCTGTACCTGAGCATCGTTACGCCTGGGTATCAGCATCCGCCAGAAGAGCACGCAAATATGGCATTTCTGCCGTTCTATCCCCTACTCATCCGTGCTCTTCTGCCATTAACCGGAGGAGATGCCGTTCTTGCAGGGATGATCGTTGCGCACTGCGCGCTGATCGCTGCCGTTCTGCTGTTTGCCGACGTGGTTGCACGCGATTTTGGAGCGCAGGTCGCCTATCGTGCAGTTGCAACGCTGTTGTGCTTTCCCACGTCTTTCTTTCTGGGAGCAGTGTACGCCGAGTCGGTGGCGCTGGCATTGCTGGCGCTTGCATTGTGGGGATTGCGTCGCCAGCGCTGGATGCTGGCGGGTATCGCCGGTTTCTTCCTGAGTCTGACCCGTCTGCCGGGCGTACTGATCGCACCGGTTCTGGCGCTGGCGGTGCTGGAGCATGCCGGGTGGCGACTGCTGCCGCTGACACGGGCGTATCTGGCGCCACTGCTTCCGGCGCTGGGGATCGGTCTGTTCATGGCATATCAGTGGCAACAGTTCGGATCACCACTGATTTTCCTGCAAACTCAACGCGACATCTGGGATCAGCAATTGAGTCCGCCGTGGGTACAATTGTTCATAATGATCGACACGATTGCAACCGGCTCGACACACTGGAGCGGTCACTGGCCCACACGCGCCTTTCAACTGGCGGTCTGGCTGTCGTTCGCCGGACTCGCCGCAGTCGCGCTGCGCCGTCTGCCGCTGGCATACAGTCTGACAGCAGTGATGATGCTTTTGCCCGCCTATCTGACGAATGTATCGCATTCACTCCCGCGCTACGTGCTGCTGGCGCTCCCGGCGTTTCTGATGATGGCGCTGCTCATCGAACGGCGCCCGGCGCTGCTGGCGACGATACCGGCGGCGCTCGTCCTGCTGGGGTGGACGACGGCGCTCTTTGTCAATGGTTTTCTTGTTGGTTGA
- a CDS encoding carbohydrate ABC transporter permease, which translates to MAVQTAQVPARHKRKPALFGLIPAGKIERREALWFWIFISPWVIGFLAFTFYPIVMSAYYSMTVFNVASPPVWVGFDNYINLFNDRVYWKSLQVTSYYTLLSVPLGIFFGLMLAVLLNQRVPALGVFRTLYYLPALLGGSVAVALLFSWLLNPQFGAINLIIRTLVGPNGLIPLGITGPRWLQDPNWVIPSFTLMSLWGFGGTMLIYLSALQGVPTALYEAAEIDGANRIQQFFHVTVPMISPVILFTFITGVIGAMQQFTAAYVISGGMNLGAPAYSSMFYNLYLFLNAFRRYRMGLASAQAWILLIVILLLTLAMFWASRRYVHYESDEEGAI; encoded by the coding sequence ATGGCGGTGCAAACGGCGCAAGTTCCAGCCCGGCACAAACGAAAGCCAGCATTGTTTGGCTTGATCCCGGCTGGAAAAATCGAGCGGCGTGAAGCGCTCTGGTTCTGGATCTTCATTTCTCCATGGGTCATCGGGTTTCTGGCGTTTACCTTCTACCCGATTGTTATGTCCGCCTACTACAGCATGACGGTGTTCAATGTGGCAAGTCCGCCGGTCTGGGTAGGCTTCGACAATTACATCAATCTGTTCAATGATCGGGTGTACTGGAAATCGCTCCAGGTCACCAGTTACTACACGTTGTTGAGTGTGCCGCTGGGCATCTTCTTCGGCTTGATGCTGGCAGTGCTGCTCAATCAACGTGTCCCGGCGCTCGGCGTCTTCCGCACGCTCTACTACCTGCCCGCACTCCTGGGCGGCAGCGTCGCCGTTGCATTGCTCTTCTCCTGGTTGCTCAACCCGCAGTTTGGCGCTATCAACCTGATCATCCGCACTCTGGTCGGACCCAATGGTCTGATCCCGCTGGGCATCACCGGACCGCGCTGGTTGCAGGACCCGAACTGGGTCATTCCTTCATTCACGCTCATGTCGCTCTGGGGCTTCGGCGGCACCATGCTGATCTATCTCTCGGCGCTTCAAGGCGTGCCTACGGCGCTGTACGAAGCCGCTGAAATCGACGGCGCCAACCGCATTCAGCAGTTCTTCCACGTCACCGTTCCGATGATTTCGCCGGTCATTCTGTTTACGTTCATTACCGGCGTTATCGGCGCAATGCAGCAGTTTACCGCAGCATATGTCATTTCGGGCGGTATGAACCTCGGTGCGCCCGCCTATTCGTCGATGTTCTACAACCTGTATCTCTTCTTGAATGCGTTCCGTCGCTATCGAATGGGGCTGGCATCGGCGCAGGCGTGGATCTTGCTGATCGTCATCCTGTTGCTGACGCTGGCGATGTTCTGGGCGTCGCGCCGCTATGTTCACTATGAGTCGGACGAAGAAGGAGCGATCTGA
- a CDS encoding carbohydrate ABC transporter permease: protein MATQTTSPNVRPATPLIRRGLWASKRRREQFITFLSTTIVALGLIVILFPLVWMFSTSLKTRAEVAKFPPVWIPAIPQWDNYRAALTGENRFDIYFKNTMIYAGGAALGETLSCALVAYGFARLRAPGKNALFVLVLATMMLPFWVTLIPQYIIFARLGWIDTYLPLLVPKFFGSAYLIFLLRQFYKTLPKDYEEAALIDGAGYFGIWWRIIVPLSLPAVGAVAIMSFMFHYQDFMGPLLYINSQYNYPVSIGLQQFRAPFGGTAFHLLMAASLVTLIPPMVLFFLAQRYFIQGIVVTGVKG, encoded by the coding sequence ATGGCAACACAAACGACATCACCCAACGTGCGCCCGGCAACTCCGCTGATCCGGCGCGGTCTCTGGGCGAGCAAGCGACGACGCGAACAGTTCATTACGTTCCTTTCAACGACCATTGTGGCGCTGGGGTTGATCGTTATTCTGTTCCCGCTGGTGTGGATGTTTTCCACATCGTTGAAAACCCGCGCGGAAGTGGCGAAATTCCCGCCGGTCTGGATCCCGGCGATTCCGCAGTGGGATAATTATCGCGCGGCTCTGACCGGCGAAAACCGTTTCGATATCTACTTCAAGAACACGATGATCTACGCTGGCGGCGCAGCGCTCGGCGAGACACTGTCGTGCGCGCTGGTGGCGTATGGCTTTGCGCGCCTGCGCGCTCCGGGCAAGAATGCGCTGTTTGTGCTTGTGCTTGCGACAATGATGTTGCCCTTCTGGGTGACGTTGATTCCACAGTACATCATTTTTGCCCGCCTGGGATGGATCGACACCTATCTTCCCCTCCTCGTGCCAAAATTCTTCGGCAGCGCCTATCTGATCTTCCTGCTCCGCCAGTTCTACAAGACGCTGCCGAAAGATTATGAGGAAGCCGCACTGATCGATGGCGCCGGATACTTTGGCATCTGGTGGCGCATTATCGTGCCGCTGTCGCTCCCGGCGGTCGGCGCGGTTGCGATTATGAGTTTTATGTTTCACTACCAGGATTTCATGGGTCCGCTGCTCTATATCAATTCGCAGTACAACTATCCGGTGTCGATTGGCTTGCAGCAGTTCCGTGCACCGTTTGGCGGCACTGCGTTCCATCTGTTGATGGCGGCGTCGCTGGTAACGTTGATCCCGCCGATGGTGCTTTTCTTCCTGGCGCAACGCTACTTCATTCAGGGCATTGTGGTGACCGGTGTGAAGGGGTAA